TAGTGAAGCGATAATGTTCGTTTTAATGGCTATATGTAATGAGGGAGATAATGTATTAATACCCGAACCATTTTATTCGAACTATACAAGTTTCTGTCAATTTGCAGGGGCAGAGGTATTACCTATAGAGACAACTATAGAAACAAGTTTTCACCTTCCATCAAAAGCAAAAATTGAATCTTTAATAAATGAAAGAACAAGGGCAATAATGCTTTCGAATCCTGTAAATCCAACAGGAACAGTTTATACTAAAGAAGAGATTGAAATGATAGCAGAGATTGCAAAAGAAAAGGATTTGTATATTATAGCGGATGAAGTGTACAGACAATTTGTATATGATGATATTCCTTATACATCATTTATGCAACTAGAGGATGTAGAAGATAGAGTTATATTAGTAGATAGTATATCTAAACACTATAGTGCTTGTGGGGCTAGAATAGGTCTTATTGCAAGTAAAAATAAAGAACTTATGAGCTGTATAATGAAGTTTAGTCAAGCTAGACTTTGTGTTTCAACAATAGAGCAACATGCAGCAGCAAATTTAATAAATACGATGGATAACTATTTAGAAGATGTAAGAATAAAATATCAAAATAGAAGAGATTTATTATTCTCGTATCTAAATAGAATTCCAGGGGTTGTATGCTATAAACCTCATGGAGCATTCTATGCTTTTGCAAAACTACCAATAGATAATGCAGAGAAGTTTGCGAAATGGTTATTGACAGATTACTCTTATGAAAATCAGACATTACTGCTAGCTCCAGGTCCAGGGTTCTATCAAACTTCTGGAAAAGGAGAGAACGAAGTGAGATTCTCATTCTGTACAAGTGTTGACGATATAGAAAATTCAATGATAATACTTAGAAGAGCTTTAGAAGAATATAATAAAATTAAGTAATATAAAAGAGAGGGATTGATTAAATCAATCCCTCTTTGTTTAATATATTATTAATCATTTTTTTAGCGTCATTAACTGCTGCAACAACGGTTTTAGGACCAGTGACAACATCTCCACAAGAGAAAACATTATCTAGAGTTGTTTCAAAATTATCAGAAACAACAACAGTTCCCCATTTTTCAGTGCTAATTCTATCCTCAGATGAAACTATATTTTTCTTAGGACCTTGGCTGACAGCAACAATAACTGAACTGTATTTAACAGCGATATCGCTATCTTCTAAAGTAATAAGTTTTTTTCTTCCAGATTCGTCAGTCAGTGATTCAGTTCTTAAGAAAATCATTTTATCATCTAAAATCTCTTTTGGAGCGTAATAGAATTTAAATTCTACACCATCCTCTTTTGCTTCGGCTATTTCAACTTTAGTAGCAGGCATATCCTCTTCTCCACGTCTATACATAACAGTCACAGAGCTTCCCAGCCTTTTAGCAACTCTTGCAGCATCCATAGCAACATTTCCACCACCAATAACTAAAACATTGTCACCTAAGCTGTATGATTCAGGAGATACAAGATAGTTTATAGCGTAGTGAACATTACCTTTTGTTTCTCCTTTGATATCCATTGGTTTTGGATTCCAAACTCCTGTAGTAATAATAATATATTTGAATCCATCATCTTTTAAGTTTTGAATACTATGTGTTGGACCAACAAGAGTATTATATTTTATTTTTACTCCAAGGCTTAACAGATATTTTTCAAAAGTATCAGTTAAATCTCTAGAAAGTCTAAATTCAGGAATTCCATATCTTAAAACTCCACCAAGCTTAGAGAATGCTTCAAAAATAGTTACTTTAAACCCCTCTTTAGCTAAAAGAATAGCAGATGTGATACCAGCAGGTCCACCACCGATAATAGCGACATCAATATTATTGTTTTCTTTTTTATCTAAAGGAAGAGTTGAAAGATACTTTGTAGATATCTCTTTTTCAATCAATGGGAACTCAACAGGAGTCTCTTTGATTCCTTTTATACAATGACCTTTACATTGCTCTTCATGAGGGCAAACTATAGAACAAAATATAGAAAGTGGGTTGTTTAAAAATAAAGCCTCCCCAGCTTCAGCTATTTTATTTTCTTTAAACAGATTTATAATGTTAGGAATATCTGTTGATATAGGGCAGTGTATTTTACAAAGTGGTTTTTTGCAGTTTAAGCAACGATTTGCTTCATGTATTAAATCTATATTCAAAATAATCACCTCTTTAAAAAATGGCTGAGAAAAACTTCTCAGCCTCTAGAAATATATTATAATGCTTTTTTAAGAATTTCTCTACTAATTTCTAAAGTTAAATCTCCAGTTTCAGAAAGAGCAGTTCTATTATTATTGTTTAAAGCTTCGATTAGATCTTCAATTCTCTCTGCTGTTATATCATAGTCAGAAAGATGAGTTTTAACCCCTAAATCCTCAAAGAAAGCACGAGTTTTTTGAATCGCCAACTCTATTTTTAGATTTTCATCTGCTTCAGTTATATCCCAAACACGCTCAGCATATTGGATTAATTTAGCTCTCTTTTTATCTTTTCTAATCTCCCAGATAGCAGGTTGTAGAATAGCAAGAGTTTTAGCGTGATCTATTCCAAACATAGCCGTAACTTCATGACCAATCATGTGAGTAGTCCAGTCTTGTGGAACTCCAGCACCGATAAGACCATTTAAAGCCATAGTAGCACACCAAACGAGATTTGCTCTAGCGTCATAATTTGTAGGCTCATCAATTGTTGTTTTACCAATCTCTATTAAAGTTTTTAAAATCCCTTCAGCAGTTCTATCTTGGAATCTTGCATCTACAGGATATGTAACGTATTGTTCAACTGTATGAATAAAAGTATCTATTATTCCGTTGGCAACTTGTGTAGTTGGAAGAGTAAAAGTTAAAGTTGGATCTAGTATAGAGAACTTAGGGAAAGTAAACATACTAAATACAGGAACCTTTAAATTTTTATGACTGATAACAGCACCGTTATTCATCTCTGATCCAGTAGCTGGAAGAGTTACAACAGTTCCCATTGGAATAGCACTGTCAACAGGAGCTAAGTCAAACTCTGGAGTAAGTAAGTCTAAGCAATCTCCTTCGTATCTAGAAGCTAAAGCTATAAACTTAGTTCCGTCCATAACAGAACCACCACCTACAGCAAGAAGAAAATCTACATTTTCATCTTTTGCAATTTGTACAGCCTTCATAAGTGTGCTATATTGAGGATTTGGTTCAATACCACCAAATTGAAATATCTCTCTACCAGGAAGATTTTGAATAACCTTATCCAAAGTTCCAAACTTATTAACCGAACCTCCACCATAAGTAATCAAAACTTTTGCATCCGCAGGAACTAAACTATTTAATTGATCTAAAGTATCTTTTCCAAAAACAATGTGTGTTGGATTATAAAAATTAAAATTTAACATAAAATCAACCTCCTATTTGTAATTAGTCAGATTATAAACCTTAGAGATGACTCTAAGTCAACAATTTTATTCACAACAAATAGAATTATTTTCGTACCATGCAATTTTAGCATCTAATTTTCTAAGATTACTATTTAAATCTTCTATTTGTTCTAAGATTTTTTTTCTATGTTCAAGAAGAATAGTTTTTCTTTCCTCTTTAGTATGATCTCCTTTTAAACTTAAATCGACAATAGCTCTAATATCTTCAATTGTCATTCCAGTATTTTTTAAACATTTTATGATTTCAATCCAAAAAACATCATCTTCAGTAAACTCTCTAATACCATTTTTATTTCTAGCAACAAAAGGCATTAATCCACATTTATCATAGTATCTAATTGTGTAAGATGAAAGTCCTACCATTTCAGATACATTTTTTATAGTATACATAAATTTCTCCTTTAAACAGTAGATTCAAAAAACAGCTAAGATTTCTCTTAGCTGTTTTGTTACATTGTAATTTGATATTTAGCAATCTCTTCACTTAAAGCTTCTAGATTCACAGCAGGAATAGTAACATCTTCTCCGTTTATAAGAAGAGTTAATTCCGCATTTCCTTTTACTTTAGAGTATCTAGAGAAAAGATTTAAAGCAAAATCGATTTGCTCTTTAGAAAGATCTCCAAATCCAACCATGTGTGGACCAGGAACTTCTTTTCCTCTAATGAATAGAGAACCATAAGATTTAAATTCATTTATTTTAATGTTATCATCTTGTTCTCTTCCAACGATTAAGTATTTTCCTTTTTCAAATCTGAAGAATCTTCCAATCTTTAAAAGATGGAATAGATTAGAGTGTTCATCTTCTAAAAGGCCATCCTCTTCTAAAATACGTAATCTTTTTGAGTAACCAGGGTCAGTTAAAAGACATCCACCACCAGGTGTTGGATAATCAACAATTCCAAATTTATCCATTAACTCCATTTGAGTTTTTCTACTTCTTCCTTGAATATCAAGAAGTTTTTCTCTATCAACCCATCCTAATTTTTCAGGCTCACTTTCTGGTAAAAGCTTAGCTGATAATGGTCTTACAATAAGATTTTCAAGTCCAGGTGACATAGCCTTAACTTTTTCTAATGCTTGGTAGTTTTGTGACATAGGTCTTTGTCCAAGAACTTCACCAGAAATTATGAAAGAAGCACCGAACTTCTCCATAAGATCTCCAGCTGTTTTAAACATAAGAGCGTGACAATCAATACAAGGATTCATATTTTTTCCACGTCCATGCACAGGATTTTTTAAGATTTCAGTATGAGCGCTAGTAAAGTTAACATACTCAAGTTGAACTCCAAGTTGCTTGGCCATATTTTCAGCCTTTTCATTTTTTCCACCAAAGAAGTGTGAAACAAAGTTAAGAGCGATTACTTCTATACCTTGATCTTTTATAATTTTTATTGCTAGAGCACTATCAAGTCCTCCAGAAAAAAGTGCCAATGCTTTCATTTATTAACCTCCATTAATTATTCGTGGTCAATATCTAAAAAAGTATTTTGTTTCAAATCATTTTTCCCGTCGTATAGGAAGTTGATATTTTTAGGAACAGATGTAAATACATTTCTACTAATTGGAATCCATTTAGCTTCTTTTATATTTATAGCACCACTTAAGAAATCAAGAATTCTTTGGGCATCTTTTCCATTTACATTTTCTAGATTTAGTGTAACCACTTTATCATTTTTTATATAATCTGCAATTTTTCTACATTCTGCAAAACTTTTAGGGTTTACGAATATAGTTTGACAATCCTCTTGAACTGTATTGTTAATAGGTGTTTTAATCTCAGCTCTAGGAACCGTATTATTAGTGAAAGGAGGAAGAATATCCTCTTTAGAATTACTAGCAGCAGTAAATCTAGGAACAGGAATAGATTCATTTTCCTCTTCGTACTCTTCGTACCCTTCCTCTTCAGGATCGAAAGTAAGTCCAACACTATCAGTAAAATCTTTAAAAGCATTTTTAAATTTAGTAATTTTCATTGAAACCTCCACAAATTATTCAAATATTTTACTACCTACTCTTATTAGAGTAGCTCCTTCTTCAAGAGCGATTTTATAGTCATTACTCATTCCCATAGAAAGTTCAGATAAGCTATTATTGAAGTAAAGAGTGTTCATCTCCTCTTTTAATTCTCTTAACTTTCTGAAACCTGCTCTTATTAATTCCTCATTATCAGTATATGGAGCCATAGTCATAAATCCTTTAATATTTACATTTTCTAACTCTAATAAGTCTGGAATATCATTTAAAAAGTCAGTATATTGATATCCCTCTTTACTTTCCTCTTCAAATAAGTTTATTTCGATAAGAACATCAATTGTTCTATTGTGCTCTTTAGCTCTTTTATTTATCTCTTGAGCAAGGGATAATTTATTGACAGAATGAATCATGTCAATGAATGAAGCTATATATTTCACTTTATTTTTTTGAAGATTACCTATAAAGTGCCACTTATGTTCTATAGAAAAATCACAAAGTTCTTCATATTTTTTAGTTAATACTTGAACTTTATTTTCACCTAAAGTTCTACCACCATTAGAAAGAACCTCTTTTATAATTTCAGTATCAACATATTTTGTTACAGCAATTAAATTTACCTTTTCAGGATAAGGTGAATGTTTATTGATGTCTATTAAAATTTCATTTATATTTTCTGAAATTCCCACAATCTCCTCCTAATAACTAAATAAATTTGTCAAAGACATCGTTGGCCATAAGGACACCTTTTTGAGATAGTGTATAGTTAGAATTGTTTTTAACTAAAAATCCATCTTTAACTAGCTCATCACAAAGATCAATATATTTACCTCTAGGAGTTATTCCATCTGGAATAATTCTTAGTCCTAATATATATTCATAAATCTCTTTTTCGTCATCGTTGACAAATTCTTCTTCTAAGATTGGTTTTACATTATCTAATATTTTACCATAATATTCAGGAAACTTTAAGACATTTTTATATCTAACGTTTTCGAAATATCCAGAAGCACCAATACCAATACCTAGATACTCCTCATTTTTCCAGTACTTTGTATTATGTATAGCTCTTTTTCCTGGTAGAGAAAAATTTGAAATTTCATAGTGGATATAACCATTTTTTTGAGCACTATCTATGATTAACTCATACATAGAAGCTTCTAAATCATTTTCAGTTTCTTTATATACACCAGCTTCGAGCTTTGCAAAAAAATCTGTACCCTCTTCCCAAATCAAAGAGTATATAGAAAAGTGCTCAGGTTTTAAAGAGAAAAGATGATTTAAATCATCTTTTAAATCATCTATACTTTGGTTAGGAAGTGAAAACATCAAATCCAAACTGATGTTTTCAAATCCAGCTTTTCTAGCTAAAAAGAAAGCTTCCTCTCCTTGAGAAGAGGAGTGTAATCTACCAAGCATTTTAAGTTTTTCATCGTTAAAACTCTGAATACCAATACTAACTCTGTTTATTCCGGCATCTTTAAAAAGTTTAAACTTTTCAAAATCGACAGTTTTAGGATTTACTTCTAGGGTAACTTCAGCACCCTCTTTTATGTCTAAATTAGATAAAATTCTTTTAACTTGTTCAGGAGTTAAAAGAGATGGAGTTCCACCACCAAAATAAACAGTTTCAAGAGGGAATTTTGGATACATATTGATTTCTGAAATAATTGCATCTACATATTTCTCTCTTTCTTCAACAGTAGATTTAAAAGATAGAAAGTCACAGTAGTTACATTTATTTAAACAAAAAGGAATATGTATATACATTCCACTAAGCATAATTCCTCCAAGGCTTTTTAATCAACAAAAGCTTCAAAAGACTTCATAGCTTTTGCTAATTTTTCATCAGCATCTTTTTCTGTTGTTCCAACAACACAGAAATAATATTTTATTTTTGGTTCAGTTCCAGAAGGTCTAGCAGTGATGTATGTATTGTCCTCTAATACAAATTGGATAACATCAGATTTAGGTAATCCGTTATATCCAGTATTAAAATCTCTTTTTGAAATAACATTTTGACCAATTAAAGAGTCCGTTACATTCTCTCTTAAACTGCTCATTATTTTAGAAATTGCTTCAACACCATCTTTTCCTTTTTTAGTAACAGCTATAATCCCTTCTCTATAGTAACCAAATTTATCATATAATTTTTTTAACTCTTTAGGTATTGATGATCCAACGCTAGCGTAGTAAGCTGCCATTTCAGCAATTAATAAAGTTGCTACAACCGCATCTTTATCTCTAGCATGAGTTCCAACAAGATATCCGTATGATTCTTCGAATCCCATAAGGAATGTTGCATCATATTTCCCCTCTTCGAACTCTCTAATTTTTTCACCAATAAATTTAAATCCTGTTAAAGTTCTAAATATTTCAACACCTTTTTCTTTAGCAACTGCATCTAGCATAGGTGTAGAAACTACAGTAGAAATTACAGCGCCATTTTTAGGGATATCTTTCTTATTTTCTAAGATATAGTTCATAAGTAAAAGTCCAATTTGGTTTCCATTTGGATATAACCAAGTTCCACATTCATCTTTAACAGCAACTCCGATTCTATCAGCATCAGGATCGTTTGCCATACAAAGCTTAGCTCCAACTTTATCAGCTAATTCAGTACTTAACTTAAACACTGCAGGATCTTCAGGATTTGCATATGAACAAGTTGGGAAGTTTCCATCTGGTTGCTCTTGTTCAGCAACTATGTATATTGAGTTAAATCCAGTTTCAGAGAATACTCTTTTAACAGGTCTTCCTCCAGTTCCGTGTAAAGGAGAGTAAACAATTTTAAAATCCTCTTTTCCTGGAATTTCGTGATGGATAATTTGTTTTTTAACAGCTTCTATAAATTTTGTATCCATATCTTCAGAGATATATTCTAAAAGACCAGCTTCAATAGCAGTATCTTTATCAATAAGTTTTATGTCCTCAAATGAATTTACATTGTTAACATTAGTAACAACACCAGTGGCTTGTGGATCAATAATTTGACAACCATCGTTCCAATAAACTTTATATCCGTTGTATTCTTGAGGATTATGAGATGCTGTAACAACAATACCAGCAATACATTTAAGTTCTCTTACTGCGAAAGAAAGCTCAGGTGTTGATCTTAAAGATTTGAATAGATAAGCTTTGATTCCATTTCCAGCTAAAACAAGAGCAGAGTTTAAAGCATATTCTTCAGATCCAATTCTACAGTCGTAAGCAATTGCTACTCCCATCTTTTTTCCTGTTTCACCAGAAGCTTCTAAGATATAATTAGCAAGACCTTGAGTAGCTTTTCTAATAGTATATTTATTGATTCTATTGATACCTACTCCTCTAACTCCTCTCATTCCTCCAGTTCCAAAAGAAAGATTTGTGTAGAATCTATCTTCAATCTCTTTTTCATTATCTTTAATACTCTCTAAATCTTTTCTATCCTCTAAATCAATATAATCTGAAGTTAACCAGTTGTTGTAATTTTCAAGTGTAAATTTATCCATTTTAAAATCCTCCCCTTTATATTATATGTCCCCCATATTAGAGTTTAAGTTTTCACTAATAGGTTCTTTTTTATTTGCAATAATAACCTCTGTTGTTAATATTAAAGCTGCAATAGATGTCGCATTTTGCAGAGCTGAACGTGTAACTTTTGTAGGGTCAATAATTCCGTTCTCAATCATGTGAACATATTCTTCTGTAGCTGCATTAAGACCATAACCGTCGGCTAAGTTTTTAACCTTTTCTAAAACAACTCCACCGTCTAAACCAGCGTTGATAGCAATCTGTTTTAGGGGAGAAGTTAAAGATCTTTTTAAAATATTAGCACCAATCCCCTCTTCGCCATCTAAAATAAAATCTTCCATTTGGTTAGCAATTTCAGCAAGAGCTACTCCACCTCCAGGAACAACACCCTCTTCAATAGCAGCTCTAGTTGCATTTAAAGCATCCTCTATTCTAAGTTTTTTCTCTTTCATTTCAACTTCAGTTGCAGCTCCAACTTTAATAATAGCTACTCCACCAGAAAGTTTAGCTAATCTTTCTTGTAGTTTTTCTCTATCATACTCTGAATCTGTCAAAGAGAGTTGATTTTTGATATGTAATATTCGACTATCTAATTGCTCTTCATTACTGAATCCATCAATGATAACAGTAGAATCTTTAGTAACTTTTATTTTTTTTGCTCTTCCAAGTTGAGTAAGGTCAGTTTCCTCTATTTTCATTCCTTTATCTTCAGAAACAACCGTTCCACCAGTAAGAATAGCAATGTCTTCTAGCATAGCTTTTCTTCTATCTCCAAACGCAGGAGCTTTAACTCCAGTAACATTAAGAGTTCCTCTAATTTTATTTAAAACTAAAGTAGCTAGAGCTTCACCATCTAAATCGTCAGCTATAATAAGTAGAGGTTTAGATGTCTGAACTGTTTTTTCTAAAAGAGGTAATAACTCTTTCATAGTAGATATTTTTTTGTCTGTTATTAAAATAAATGGGTTTTCTAAGATAGCTTCCATTCTTTCAGAGTTAGTAACCATATAAGGAGAAAGATAACCTTTTTCAAACTCCATACCTTCAACAACATCTAAAGACGTTTCTAAAGAACGTGCTTCTTCAACACTGATTACCCCACTTTCACCAACTTTATCCATAGCTTTAGCGATAAGAGACCCGATCTCACTATCTCCTGCAGAGATGGATGCAACTTGAGATATTTCGCTGTTAGATTGAACTTTTTTTGATTTTTCTAAAAGTAATTCAATAGCTTTTTTAGTAGCTTTCTCAATTCCTTTTTTTACAAAAATAGGATTAGCTCCAGCAGAAACCATTTTAAGTCCTTCTTTTACGATGGCTTGAGCTAAGATTGTTGCTGTAGTAGTTCCGTCTCCAGCAACATCATTAGCTTTAGTAGCAACCTCTTTTATAAGTTGTGCTCCCATATTTTCGAAAGGATCTTCTAATTCAATTTCCTTCGCAATAGAAACACCATCATTTGTAATAAGAGGAGGTCCATATGCTTTTTCTAAAACAACATTTCTTCCTCTAGGTCCTAAAGTGATTTTAACAGCATCAGCTAAAATATTAACTCCATTTTCTAATTTTTTTCTTGCATCAGCATTAAATTTTAATAATTTAGCCATGATAAAAATCCTCCGTTAAAACTTGATTTCCTCTTTTAAATATTTTATAAGGTCATCTTTTGTTTCTTCATTTCTAAGTCCAAATTCAATGTTGGCTTTTAAAAGACCTATTTTGTTTCCAATATCGTATCTTTTTCCTTCAAAATTATATGCAACAACCTTTTTATTGTCATTTAACATTTGTAAAATAGCATCTGTTAATTGAATCTCTCCACCTTTTCCAGGAGTAGTAGTTTCTAGATATTTAAATATCTCACCATCTAAAAGATATCTTCCAAGACAAGCAAGGTTTGATGGAGCTTCTTCTAGTGATGGTTTTTCAATAAAGTCAACCATTTCTACAGTATTTTCATCTAAAGTTGCAGATGGTTTAACGATTCCATATTTAGAAACATCTTTGTTTTCAACTTCTTGAACTCCAATTACGCTACTTCCATATTTTTCGTAGACATCAATTAGTTGCTTAGCTACAGGTGCGTCAGGATTATAAACGATATCATCTCCAAGAGCGATAACAAATGGGTCATCTCCAATAAATGATTTAGCTTTTAAAATAGCATGTCCAAGACCTAAAGGATGGTTTTGTCTAACATAATAGATATTTGCCATACTTGAGATATCATCAATTTTTTTTAGAAGATCAAATTTTCCATCTCTTTCTAAAGTATTTTCTAATTCAAAAGAGAAATCAAAGTGATCTTCGATAGAGTTTTTGTTTCTTCCAGTAACAATTACAATGTCGGTAATTCCAGACTCTACAAGTTCCTCGACAATGTATTGAAGAGATGGCTTGTCAACTATAACAAGCATCTCTTTTGGTTGGGCTTTTGTTGCAGGTAAAACTCTAGTCCCTAATCCCGCTGCAGGTATAACAGCTTTTGTAACTTTTTTCATAGATAAATCCCCCTAAAAATTATTTTATTTTAGCTCCAACTTTAACAGTTGAGTCTACTTCAACAAGTTTTAATCTTTTCTTTTCAGTAGAGCTTAAAAGCATTCCTTGAGAAAGAACCCCTCTTAAATTAACCGGTGGAAGGTTTAAAATAGCTAAAACTTTCTTTCCAACAAGTTCAGAAGGTGTTGGATAGTATTTTGCAATTCCAGAAACAATTTGTCTAACTTCGTTAGCAGTTTTTACTTTGAATTTAAGAAGCTTATCAGCACCTTCGATGTTACTAGCTTCTAATATTTCAACTACTTGGATATCTACTTTATCGAAATCAGCAATTTCGATTGGGTTTTCAATTTTTAAGTCTTCATTTATAGCAAGAGGATCTTTTTTAGCCTCTTTCTTTTCAACTTCAAGTCTAGGGAATATAGGTTCAGCAGTACCTAAAACATGACCTTCAGAGAATAAATTCCATCCGTTTACAGAATCTAAATTAGCATCTAAGATGTTAGTGTTAACACCAAGCTGATTCCAAATCTTTTGTGATGCAGTTGGCATATATGGAGCTGTTAAAATAGCAACTTTGTATAATGATTGAACTAAGAAGTTCATAACAGTTGCAAGTCTCTCTTTTTTAGCTTCATCTTTTATAAGAAGCCAAGGAGCAGTTTCATCAACATATTTATTCATTCTAGAGATAAATTTCCAGATAGCTTCTAAAGCTCTAGAGAATTCAACTCTATTTATATGATAATCTACAGCTGAAATTGTTTCATCCCAAAGAGTTTTAACAGTTTCATCAATCTCTTCAAGAACCTCTCCTTTTGTAATAACTCCATTGAAGTATTTACCGTACATTCCAAGAGTTCTATTTAAAAGATTTCCAAGGTCGTTAGCAAGGTCAGAGTTAATTCTTGTAACGATAGATGGAGTTGAATAATCTCCGTCATTTCCGAAATTAACTTCTCTCATTAAACAGTATCTAAAAGCGTCAACACCATATTTTGCAATTTCATCTAATGGAGCTACTACGTTTCCTTTAGATTTTGACATTTTTTCACCTTCAGAAGTCCACCATCCGTGAGCAACTATTTTATCTGGAAGTTTTACTCCAGCAGAAAGTAACATACAAGGCCAAATAATAGCATGGAATC
The window above is part of the Cetobacterium sp. ZOR0034 genome. Proteins encoded here:
- a CDS encoding cell division protein SepF — its product is MKITKFKNAFKDFTDSVGLTFDPEEEGYEEYEEENESIPVPRFTAASNSKEDILPPFTNNTVPRAEIKTPINNTVQEDCQTIFVNPKSFAECRKIADYIKNDKVVTLNLENVNGKDAQRILDFLSGAINIKEAKWIPISRNVFTSVPKNINFLYDGKNDLKQNTFLDIDHE
- a CDS encoding MerR family transcriptional regulator; protein product: MYTIKNVSEMVGLSSYTIRYYDKCGLMPFVARNKNGIREFTEDDVFWIEIIKCLKNTGMTIEDIRAIVDLSLKGDHTKEERKTILLEHRKKILEQIEDLNSNLRKLDAKIAWYENNSICCE
- a CDS encoding iron-containing alcohol dehydrogenase, which encodes MLNFNFYNPTHIVFGKDTLDQLNSLVPADAKVLITYGGGSVNKFGTLDKVIQNLPGREIFQFGGIEPNPQYSTLMKAVQIAKDENVDFLLAVGGGSVMDGTKFIALASRYEGDCLDLLTPEFDLAPVDSAIPMGTVVTLPATGSEMNNGAVISHKNLKVPVFSMFTFPKFSILDPTLTFTLPTTQVANGIIDTFIHTVEQYVTYPVDARFQDRTAEGILKTLIEIGKTTIDEPTNYDARANLVWCATMALNGLIGAGVPQDWTTHMIGHEVTAMFGIDHAKTLAILQPAIWEIRKDKKRAKLIQYAERVWDITEADENLKIELAIQKTRAFFEDLGVKTHLSDYDITAERIEDLIEALNNNNRTALSETGDLTLEISREILKKAL
- a CDS encoding YggS family pyridoxal phosphate-dependent enzyme, translating into MGISENINEILIDINKHSPYPEKVNLIAVTKYVDTEIIKEVLSNGGRTLGENKVQVLTKKYEELCDFSIEHKWHFIGNLQKNKVKYIASFIDMIHSVNKLSLAQEINKRAKEHNRTIDVLIEINLFEEESKEGYQYTDFLNDIPDLLELENVNIKGFMTMAPYTDNEELIRAGFRKLRELKEEMNTLYFNNSLSELSMGMSNDYKIALEEGATLIRVGSKIFE
- the hemW gene encoding radical SAM family heme chaperone HemW, whose translation is MLSGMYIHIPFCLNKCNYCDFLSFKSTVEEREKYVDAIISEINMYPKFPLETVYFGGGTPSLLTPEQVKRILSNLDIKEGAEVTLEVNPKTVDFEKFKLFKDAGINRVSIGIQSFNDEKLKMLGRLHSSSQGEEAFFLARKAGFENISLDLMFSLPNQSIDDLKDDLNHLFSLKPEHFSIYSLIWEEGTDFFAKLEAGVYKETENDLEASMYELIIDSAQKNGYIHYEISNFSLPGKRAIHNTKYWKNEEYLGIGIGASGYFENVRYKNVLKFPEYYGKILDNVKPILEEEFVNDDEKEIYEYILGLRIIPDGITPRGKYIDLCDELVKDGFLVKNNSNYTLSQKGVLMANDVFDKFI
- a CDS encoding NAD(P)-dependent oxidoreductase, producing the protein MNIDLIHEANRCLNCKKPLCKIHCPISTDIPNIINLFKENKIAEAGEALFLNNPLSIFCSIVCPHEEQCKGHCIKGIKETPVEFPLIEKEISTKYLSTLPLDKKENNNIDVAIIGGGPAGITSAILLAKEGFKVTIFEAFSKLGGVLRYGIPEFRLSRDLTDTFEKYLLSLGVKIKYNTLVGPTHSIQNLKDDGFKYIIITTGVWNPKPMDIKGETKGNVHYAINYLVSPESYSLGDNVLVIGGGNVAMDAARVAKRLGSSVTVMYRRGEEDMPATKVEIAEAKEDGVEFKFYYAPKEILDDKMIFLRTESLTDESGRKKLITLEDSDIAVKYSSVIVAVSQGPKKNIVSSEDRISTEKWGTVVVSDNFETTLDNVFSCGDVVTGPKTVVAAVNDAKKMINNILNKEGLI
- a CDS encoding phospho-sugar mutase, which produces MDKFTLENYNNWLTSDYIDLEDRKDLESIKDNEKEIEDRFYTNLSFGTGGMRGVRGVGINRINKYTIRKATQGLANYILEASGETGKKMGVAIAYDCRIGSEEYALNSALVLAGNGIKAYLFKSLRSTPELSFAVRELKCIAGIVVTASHNPQEYNGYKVYWNDGCQIIDPQATGVVTNVNNVNSFEDIKLIDKDTAIEAGLLEYISEDMDTKFIEAVKKQIIHHEIPGKEDFKIVYSPLHGTGGRPVKRVFSETGFNSIYIVAEQEQPDGNFPTCSYANPEDPAVFKLSTELADKVGAKLCMANDPDADRIGVAVKDECGTWLYPNGNQIGLLLMNYILENKKDIPKNGAVISTVVSTPMLDAVAKEKGVEIFRTLTGFKFIGEKIREFEEGKYDATFLMGFEESYGYLVGTHARDKDAVVATLLIAEMAAYYASVGSSIPKELKKLYDKFGYYREGIIAVTKKGKDGVEAISKIMSSLRENVTDSLIGQNVISKRDFNTGYNGLPKSDVIQFVLEDNTYITARPSGTEPKIKYYFCVVGTTEKDADEKLAKAMKSFEAFVD
- a CDS encoding 7-cyano-7-deazaguanine synthase — protein: MKALALFSGGLDSALAIKIIKDQGIEVIALNFVSHFFGGKNEKAENMAKQLGVQLEYVNFTSAHTEILKNPVHGRGKNMNPCIDCHALMFKTAGDLMEKFGASFIISGEVLGQRPMSQNYQALEKVKAMSPGLENLIVRPLSAKLLPESEPEKLGWVDREKLLDIQGRSRKTQMELMDKFGIVDYPTPGGGCLLTDPGYSKRLRILEEDGLLEDEHSNLFHLLKIGRFFRFEKGKYLIVGREQDDNIKINEFKSYGSLFIRGKEVPGPHMVGFGDLSKEQIDFALNLFSRYSKVKGNAELTLLINGEDVTIPAVNLEALSEEIAKYQITM
- a CDS encoding pyridoxal phosphate-dependent aminotransferase: MKLSKRALEMNFSPIRKLIPLADAAEAKGIKVYKLNIGQPNVVTPDSFFEGLHNYQEKIVKYSHSQGIPQLLESFAKSYQKMGINVNEEDLLITQGGSEAIMFVLMAICNEGDNVLIPEPFYSNYTSFCQFAGAEVLPIETTIETSFHLPSKAKIESLINERTRAIMLSNPVNPTGTVYTKEEIEMIAEIAKEKDLYIIADEVYRQFVYDDIPYTSFMQLEDVEDRVILVDSISKHYSACGARIGLIASKNKELMSCIMKFSQARLCVSTIEQHAAANLINTMDNYLEDVRIKYQNRRDLLFSYLNRIPGVVCYKPHGAFYAFAKLPIDNAEKFAKWLLTDYSYENQTLLLAPGPGFYQTSGKGENEVRFSFCTSVDDIENSMIILRRALEEYNKIK